A part of Aegilops tauschii subsp. strangulata cultivar AL8/78 chromosome 2, Aet v6.0, whole genome shotgun sequence genomic DNA contains:
- the LOC109783537 gene encoding probable metal-nicotianamine transporter YSL10 translates to MARKVQEEEYEEDEGESIERVFEGQEVPDWKEQVTARALAVSVLLGFMFSVIVMKLNLTTGIIPSLNVSAGLLGFFLLTSWTRLLNKAGVPGVKPFTRQENTVVQTCVVACSGIAFSGGFGSYMFGMSERISEQSGEVRDEDSIKNPSLGWMIGFLFIVSFLGLFSVVPLRKIMIIDYKLIYPSGTATAHLINSFHTPQGAKLAKLQVKTLGKFFAMSFSWGFFQWFYTGGKDCGFSSFPTLGLEARRQKFYFDFSATYLGVGMICPYLVNLSVLLGGIISWGIMWPVIEHKKGDWYPADLKPSSLRGIVGYRVFISISLILGDGLYNFLKVLTRTMTALVAQVRGMMSGPSLPISEAGEDLGPVETFDDQRRTELFMKDQIPNTLALTAYVVTAAISIITVPRIFHQLRWYHVATSYVIAPVLAFCNAYGCGLTDWSLATTYGKLAIFLVGAWAGASNGGIIAGLAACGVMIGIVSTASDLTQDFKTGYMTLASPRSMFVSQVIGTAMGCVIAPSVFWLFYKAFGDIGTPGSEYPSPNALVYRNMAILGVQGLGSLPKHCLDLCIVFFVGAIVVNLARDLAGPNIAQFIPLPMAMAIPFYLGPYFGIDMCIGSLIRFVWDHVDGARAKAFAPPVASGLICGDGIWTLPQSVLALAGVRPPICMKFLPRATNIQVEAFIKSLPPPPG, encoded by the exons ATGGCGAGGAAGGTGCAGGAGGAGGAGTACGAGGAGGACGAGGGGGAGTCGATCGAGCGGGTGTTCGAGGGGCAGGAGGTGCCCGACTGGAAGGAGCAGGTGACGGCGCGGGCGCTGGCGGTGAGCGTGCTGCTGGGCTTCATGTTCAGCGTCATCGTGATGAAGCTCAACCTCACCACCGGCATCATCCCCTCCCTCAACGTCTCCGCGGGCCTCCTCGGCTTCTTCCTCCTCACCTCCTGGACCCGGCTGCTCAACAAGGCCGGCGTCCCCGGCGTCAAGCCCTTCACCCGCCAGGAGAACACCGTCGTCCAGACCTGCGTCGTCGCATGCTCCGGCATCGCCTTCAGCG GGGGATTTGGGAGCTACATGTTCGGGATGAGCGAGAGGATCAGCGAGCAGTCAGGGGAGGTGAGGGACGAGGACAGCATCAAGAACCCCAGCCTGGGATGGATGATCGGCTTCCTCTTCATCGTCAGCTTCCTAGGGCTCTTCTCCGTCGTGCCCCTCAGGAAG ATAATGATCATCGATTACAAGCTCATCTACCCGAGCGGCACGGCCACGGCGCACCTCATCAACAGCTTCCACACACCGCAGGGCGCAAAGCTCGCCAA GTTACAGGTGAAGACGCTGGGGAAGTTTTTCGCGATGAGCTTCAGCTGGGGCTTCTTCCAGTGGTTCTACACCGGCGGCAAAGACTGCGGTTTCAGTTCCTTCCCCACCTTGGGCCTCGAGGCACGCAGACAAAA GTTCTACTTCGACTTCTCGGCGACGTACCTAGGTGTCGGGATGATCTGCCCTTACCTCGTCAACCTCTCCGTCCTCCTCGGAGGCATCATATCATGGGGGATCATGTGGCCTGTCATCGAGCACAAGAAGGGCGACTGGTACCCCGCCGACCTCAAGCCCAGCAGCCTCCGCGGCATCGTCGGCTACCGG GTGTTCATCTCCATCTCGCTCATCCTCGGCGACGGCCTGTACAACTTCCTCAAGGTGCTGACCCGGACCATGACGGCGCTGGTGGCGCAGGTGCGCGGGATGATGTCGGGGCCGAGTCTGCCGATCAGCGAGGCCGGGGAGGACCTGGGGCCGGTGGAGACGTTCGACGACCAGCGCCGCACGGAGCTGTTCATGAAGGACCAGATCCCCAACACGCTCGCGCTGACCGCCTACGTGGTCACCGCGGCGATCTCCATCATCACGGTGCCGCGCATCTTCCACCAGCTCAGGTGGTACCACGTGGCCACCTCCTACGTGATCGCGCCGGTGCTGGCCTTCTGCAACGCCTACGGCTGCGGCCTCACGGACTGGTCCCTCGCCACCACGTACGGCAAGCTCGCCATCTTCCTGGTGGGCGCCTGGGCCGGCGCGTCCAACGGCGGCATCATCGCCGGCCTCGCCGCGTGCGGGGTCATGATCGGCATCGTCTCCACGGCGTCCGACCTGACGCAGGACTTCAAGACCGGGTACATGACGCTGGCGTCCCCCCGGTCCATGTTCGTGAGCCAGGTGATCGGCACGGCCATGGGCTGCGTCATCGCGCCGTCCGTCTTCTGGCTCTTCTACAAGGCGTTCGGCGACATCGGCACGCCGGGGTCCGAGTACCCGTCCCCCAACGCTCTCGTGTACCGCAACATGGCCATCCTGGGCGTGCAGGGGCTGGGGTCGCTGCCCAAGCACTGCCTGGACCTCTGCATCGTCTTCTTCGTGGGCGCCATCGTGGTGAACCTGGCGAGGGACCTCGCCGGGCCAAACATCGCGCAGTTCATCCCGCTGCCGATGGCCATGGCCATCCCCTTCTACCTGGGGCCCTACTTCGGGATCGACATGTGCATCGGAAGCCTCATCCGCTTCGTGTGGGACCACGTGGACGGCGCCAGGGCCAAGGCGTTCGCGCCGCCCGTGGCGTCGGGGCTCATCTGCGGCGACGGCATCTGGACGCTGCCGCAGTCGGTGCTGGCGCTCGCCGGCGTGAGGCCGCCCATCTGCATGAAGTTCCTGCCGCGCGCCACCAACATCCAGGTGGAGGCATTCATCAAATCTCTACCGCCGCCGCCTGGCTAA